DNA sequence from the Chlorocebus sabaeus isolate Y175 chromosome 25, mChlSab1.0.hap1, whole genome shotgun sequence genome:
CAGAAAGTCAACCTCATGATGAGAGCTGTGTGCACCCAGGAATTGGTGACTGCAATAGCCATGACCATGCTGAGCAAGGCTACACACATACGGTGGTTCATAATAGTACTGTAATGAAGAGGGAAACAAATGGCCACATAGCGGTCATAGGCCATGGTGGTGAAGAGAACCATCTCAGCTCCCAGAGACCATGTGAAGAAGAAGAGCTGGGACATGCAGCCTGCATATGAAATGGTGTTTTCTGATGTTAGCGTGGTCCCCAGCATCTTTGGTATGATGCTTGTTGTACAGATGATGTCCACAACAGCCAGTGTCAGAAGGAAAATATACATGGGCGTATGCAAGGTGTTGTTAGAGATTATGGCAATGATAATGAGCATGTTGCCGAGAAAAGCCACAAGATagataatgagaaaaaagaggaagataaTTCCCTGGAGTTCAGGCTTTTTGGTGAGGCCCAGAATAATGAACTCAGTTACCACGCTGTGATTCATCCTGCTTGGGTGATTGAATGGCAGTAATTGCACAGAATAAACAACTGAACATTGAAAGAATCTGTGTGTTGTTAGGAGCTAACATGAGGAGTGTGTGTACTTAGGGACTTAATTCTTGATTGGACACAACTTTGCAGCAGGAATTCCCATATGATGGAGTTCTGTATTCCAGGCAGTATCCTCTGTTTCCCAGACTAATCCCATTCTCTGCTGTATGTTCCTCCACGGATGACTCAAACTGAAGCCAGCggttgagaagaaaaatatttttaaaatgccttcaaatattttgatatcattttcacttaaaatttgtctaaatacacacacatatatatatatacacacacacatatgtatatattctggatatacatatatatccaatGGAACTATAATACAAATTGTTACATACCTCAATAATTCAGTTAATTGCATGGTACGTTTAGGTGTCCTTGAGATATATATGAGTGAAGATACTTGAAATAATACAAGCTGACAGGGCTAATTATAGTGGGGATATTTCAGATGAAAAATGCCCAACCTAGTATTTTGAGACTGTATATTCATGGGAACATTGACTAACGTATCACAGTCCAAATACTAAACAATTAAACCAAATGTCTGTATTAGTAGTTTTTCATCAGTTTGAGAAGCACATTGCCAAAATTCACTGGACCAGCTGTTTTACTGTTATATAATGGCAAGGtaattggatttaaaaatataaaatgtagggttgtgtcttcatttcattatagCTATAGATTGGCCATTTAAGCTCTGTAAGATTTggatttattatttctaaacatCAAATACATTGACATAAATATCACATGTTAGAGAGACAGAGCCATGATTTCTAAAGGATGCCCAAGGATAAGTGGCAACTGGAgttttctggaaaataatttctAGGACACAAGAAAAATCTGTGTCTTATGTTATTTTCCCCCAAAACTTCTATAGCATtctgttttctggtttcttttactttcttttctaaaaagatgagggtctcactcttgcccaggctggtctcaaactccaggcctcaagagatcctcttgctttgacctcccaaactgcagggattacaggcatgagccactgcaactggttGCTGTCCATTTTCTTTTATGCTTGTTTATTTTGGTACATTTGTATGCACAGACAGTTACATGAACTCATGGCTTTTAGAGCTATTATGATTAGATGAATCTAGTGAAAGTATTCAAAGTAGTTGTGAATTTAGTCATAAATTTACGTTTATCAATGTGCTTTAAGTTTTCAGAGATCATGTTGTACCTCTGATATCTAAACGGagacataaataaaaagcatgttTTGAGTGTGGGCCCACAAATCTAGTCTGTTTTGCTCTCTCGTGCCTTGTAGCCTCAATAATTTGTTAAACAAATTTTAGCTACTGATAAATTCATCTTTAACTCTTTAAACTGGAAGACAAAAATAGGGCTTTTGTCTAATCCATAATCCATTTCAGAATCTCTAGCTTTAGTATTAACTTACCCATACTGAAGGAATGTTACAGCCACCATTATTTGGGTCTTTGACATGTGACAGGCTCTATGTTAGGTACTCTGTGGAGATGATATAATTTTGTCCTCACAAGCACATTgagtgtttaatatttttatctttatataattgATAAGCAAACAACATGTGGGAGTGGAAATAATAGCAGGTAGATTATGTGTCCCATAAGTGCCAGGATTAACTCCTAGATCATCTGACTCCAAAAAGTTTGCTATGAACCTATCTGCTATATACTTTcaagcaaaacacaaaataatatggCAAATAtgcacaaaaactaaaaattatcagAGAGATCTGAAAgaatatggatttttattttgaataagagATGATTTGGAAGAGGAAAATATAGACAGAGTTGATTCTTAAAATTTCATTCAAATAGAATATTTGAAAGATCTGATACTGAAGTgatattaactaatttaaaaaatgctatgtGTTGagtatgttttcaaatattaagaGGTTCTGGTCTGGTCATTTCATCTTAATGATAAATCTGATATCAAACCTTCCTGAGATAAATTTATAAGATAACAGACCCCTTTCAGCCTTTTGGTGATCTTAATCACCAAAAACACGCACTCAAATATAAACTGAGCTTTCATTGTTGGAGAAaaaagctttgtttttgttttttgtttttttttcttggagaactGTTACTTATTAATGTAAGTATTGCTATTTATCAATGTTATTTATCCACGTAACTATTACTGATCAAATTTCCTGAAGCAGGGTATGAAGAAGGAGATCCCAGTGTCAAGTACACAAAGGCAAGTTTCACAAAATTTTTGCAGTTCACAGAAGATAGAAAAGTGCACCCCTGTTCCACCATCTCTAAGTTAAGAGCAAAGGTGAGGGAACCTGAGGATTCTGTTTCTCTTATCTTCTTGTAATGTCCTCACCACCTTCACTGGAGTTATGACATTGGTTTGCTTGACTTTGTTCTCAGTGTGGGTTCCTTGGTTTGGGTGGTGGTTGGGTGTGAAGGGGGCTGAACCTGGAATGACACGATGACACAGTTCACTGTGAGGAGGGGGTATCTACTGACTATGTTCAGGATGTCCTGTTCAAAACGGAAGGTCACAGACAGGGTCTGTGTTCAGGATGTCCAACATTGGCTTAAGGTGGAGATATGTACTGTTTTCTATCCATGGGTGTCCAAACAGTGGTCAGTAGTTTCTCTTGAAATCCTGCAATTGATGTTAGTCTGACTTGGATACTACTGTAGGCTCCAAAAATGCCACAGTATCCTGAAGAAGAGGGCCTGCATCAGCAGGAAAGTGTCTTTCTCCAGAATCAGAAAGTCTATTTCTATTTGTTGCAAATCAAAAGCCATTTACTCCTGTCCGTGTCCCTCCCTGGTCATCTCCTCTGAAATTATCAATTTAGCTTTAGTAAATATGTTTAATCTAGCTTAGATTTTCTATTGATCAAAATCTGGAGGCAAGAAAAATCGGTGAAATTTAGTTTGAATCATTTAAGACATATGGCCTAATCTTGACCCTGTCTGTGACCTTCCGTTTTTAACAGACATTCTTCAAGCCTCAGTCCGTCCCCATTGGTTAAATGGGGATAACAGCAGTAAACTCACTGAGGttctttgaggattaaataatgaATGTGAATCTTTAGCCCTATTCTGAGGACTTACTGAGCTATCAatcaaaggcaaaaataattattatttagacttccaaatatataattttgaaaaatcatgTTTTAGTATATGAGTATTCAGTCATTAATAATGAGGCAGTTTTTTACTATTTAATGGAATAAATTtccagaaatatatttgaaaagattgAATAAATATGATAATAATTTAAGAATAACCAGATTGGGTTAGGGCAATAAAAGATAATTCAATTAATTctataataattacaataaaggtgactttattcattaaatatttaaaggccATAGTTTATGCTAATCATTATGCTATTAGATTATGACAATGCAGAAAATGTAATATACATTCTTAGTTATTTCAGCATCAGTGATGAAACAATGAACAATAAACTAATATGCTTTGAGACCATGAGAAAATGATTAGTGgtataaaacaattttatatagTAACACAGCACACTTACTTTGGTCTTGGATAAAGTAATGAAAAGACTAACCAAAAACATGAGTGTGATATTTGAAACCCTAGCACCCGTGATTTTTATTGCTTATTTAGTCAATATTGCTTTATATTTACCATTTATattgttcttctttctcctgcATATCTTCCCTTCTATGGGACCATTTTTATTCTCATGAATCACTCTGCTTGTAGTCCACATGAATGTGGTATTGTCTCCAAAAGTAAGCAGGTTTGAGGAGTGTGAGTGGAAAAGGAAGAGGTAAGACAAGATAAATTCCAATAAAACTGGCCTGGtatgtggttcacacctgtagtcccagccctttggcaggctggggtgggcagatggcttgagtccaggagtttgaaaccagcctgggtaacatagtgagacctcatttctacaaaaaatacaaaaattaggcagctcgtaatcccagctactcgggacgctgaggcaggagaatcgctggagcctgggaggcggaggttgcagtgagctgagattgtgccactgcactgcagtctggatgacagagccagaccctgtgttaatgaaataaaaataaaaataagaaaagataggACTACTTGAGATTATTATATTCAAAGGTAAGGAATTATTTTGTTGTTAAGGAGTTGATAAGGGAGAAATTGTAGATTTGTGAGAGAGGAAGTAGTATGTGACATACCCCAGTTTTAGAAAGCCAGCCCTGAAGGCATCATAGAGGATGAACTCAGAGGGAGACATTATTTGTCTGTCTTAAACTGAGACTCTGTTTACAGGCACCAACTGGTTTGTAGAACATTATCAATTTAAGTTTAACAATAGGATTTATCTATAATAATTAATtgccagaataaaataaaagggatataaaatataaaactacataCGGAAAAAATTTAGACCATTTTGTTTGGCAGGATGCAGTGCACTGCCAAATAAACACTGGCAACCTTTTCCTGGAAGGAGCGAATTAAGGTCACATTCTGTTTACTTACTCTAGAACACCAAACATTTACTAATAGTTCACAGTGATGCTTGATTTATGTGCCATTCACCATGCTATTTTGCTTAATCATGAGAATAAGTTTAAGAATTaatagggccgggcacagtgactcacgcctgtaatcccagcactgtgggaggccaagatgggtggatcacctgaggttgctgacacccccatctctactaaacatacaaaattagccagacagaggtggcacatgcctgtaatcacagctactcgagaggctgaggcaggaggattgcttgaacctggaaggcggaggttgcagtgagccgagatcgtgccgttgcactccaacctgggcaacaggagtgcaactctgtctcaaaaaaaaaaaaaaaaaaaaagaattagtaatATTTATGTCACTATTTTACATGTGAAGTAGTTGGTGAAGTTTGGTAGTTATCAAACGTGCTCATTGTCACACAGTCAGACACTGGCGACATGGAAATCTGAATCCAGGGAGTCTAACGACAAAATTCACTTGTGTTGCATTTTATAAGCCAATGTTATACCTATGTCAACTCCAAGAGCACAATTTATTCTTCTGTATCAAttacattattatcatcatctctGTTTTCAAGTATTTTCATCTTCATTGTCATAATAAACAGTATTGGCACACGTTTAAAGGGGCCTATGTTGTCTAAGGCAAGATGCTAAGAACTCACCACAGCAGCCACTGTGCTCTGTGGGGACAGAGTGATACAAATTACCTAGTACTCGCATATTCCTGAATGATTTCTGTCAGACAGTTTCATTCTAGGCAACTTTCTATTAGGTAAGGCTACATCAGAGGTGATTCCAGTTCAGCATCCTTTAAGGAGAATGTTACATTCTCTTCAGCTTAGCTTCACTGCTGAAGTACTAGAAAAGAAGTGAAAGTAGCTACTTCTTAATTTTCGAGGTTTTCAAGTGATCAGAGGGTAGGAAAGGAAGATCAGTGTACAGGAAgtataataaatgataaaaagagaaaaggtggTAGAGATTAAGGAGAGTCAATACCTGCATACAAATCATGGCCCTACCCTACAAAGAATAATCAATCACTTGGTTAGCCAGGGATTGTCCAAGTTTTGCCACTGAAAGACCCACATCCTAAGAGACTTGTCAGTCTCAGGCAACTGGGAAAGTTGGTCACGCTAGGACATTCGAAGCCAATACAATTCCTGTCTGAAAGCATTTTATTCTCTATGTTTGGGAAgacataatttttcaaatttacattgttttctaATCTTTGGAagagatctttttttaaaaaaattgaactctGAACGTACCACTCACCATTATACAGAGTCTGTCACAGATTCTTATATATGGTAGGTAGAATATGAACACTAAATGAGTAGATGAAACCCTTGTAAGGCTCTATTTTTGAGAGGTGTTTTAAATAGCTTAGAGCATCCTGATACAATGAGAAGTTTTGCAAGCTAATTCTTAAACCATTTAGCAAAGTCTTTATGATAATTAAAGAAAGGACATATTCTAAAACAATTTCTCACATGTGTTAAGCATTCCCGTAACTTGGTACAGCATTTTAACCTAAATTTAGTTGACTTTCTTCTAAACTCCAACTTTTGCATGTTtgatatgaaaggaaaaattttGAAAGGCAGGCAGGCAATATAAATACCTGCATCATCAGTATTTTGATACATTGATA
Encoded proteins:
- the OR13G1 gene encoding olfactory receptor 13G1 — translated: MNHSVVTEFIILGLTKKPELQGIIFLFFLIIYLVAFLGNMLIIIAIISNNTLHTPMYIFLLTLAVVDIICTTSIIPKMLGTTLTSENTISYAGCMSQLFFFTWSLGAEMVLFTTMAYDRYVAICFPLHYSTIMNHRMCVALLSMVMAIAVTNSWVHTALIMRLTFCGPNTIGHFFCEIPPLLALSCSPVRINEVMVYVADITLAIGDFILTCISCGFIIVAILRICTVEGKRKAFSTWSSHLTVVALYHSPVIYTYIRPASSYTFERDKVVAALYTLVTPTLNPMVYSFQNREMQEGIRKVFAFLKH